A single Scleropages formosus chromosome 4, fSclFor1.1, whole genome shotgun sequence DNA region contains:
- the zpld1a gene encoding zona pellucida-like domain-containing protein 1a, which produces MERICVVLMLISKPLLVAGQFNRYNCDANHHSRFPAERDISVYCGVQTITLKINFCPVLFSGYTDTDLALNGRHGDAHCRGFINNNTFPTVVLFTISLSTLESCGNSLVVSTAHGANAYGNLSLVQIGSISGYIDTPDPPTIISYLPGLLYKFSCSYPLEYLVNNTQLASSAAAISVKDGNGTFISTLSLLLYNDSTYVQQLAIPMNGLTLKTRVFAAVKATNLDRRWNVLMDYCYTTPSGNPNDDLRYDLFFSCDKDPQTTVFENGKSQMGRFSFEVFRFVKHKNQKMSTVFLHCVTKLCRVDDCSLLMPICGSRKKRAASMRTGSNSVSDNAVITAGPIITRSDETPTNNSQLAQLSSPSFQLNPVTSALISGVVVLGAMSLCFFIFSLTLLRGKGASPAMLTGIQNHAFN; this is translated from the exons ATGGAACGAATATGTGTGGTTCTTATGCTTATAAGTAAGCCTTTGCTGGTGGCGGGACAATTCAATAGGTACAACTGCGATGCCAATCACCACAGCCGGTTCCCCG CGGAGCGGGACATCAGCGTCTACTGTGGCGTGCAGACTATCACCCTGAAGATCAACTTCTGCCCCGTTCTGTTCTCCGGCTACACGGACACGGATCTGGCCCTAAACGGGCGCCACGGCGACGCTCACTGCCGGGGCTTCATTAACAACAACACCTTCCCTACCGTGGTGCTCTTCACCATCAGCCTGAGCACACTGGAGTCCTGTGGAAACTCGCTGGTG GTCTCCACCGCACATGGAGCCAATGCCTACGGTAACCTTTCCTTGGTGCAGATCGGAAGTATCTCAGGGTACATCGATACCCCAGACCCTCCTACCATTATCAGCTACCTGCCAGgactgctgtataaattcagcTGCAGCTACCCTCTCGAATACCTGGTCAACAACACTCAGCTGGCCTC gtcAGCTGCAGCTATATCGGTTAAGGATGGCAACGGTACCTTTATAAGCACCTTGAGCTTACTGCTTTACAAT GACTCGACGTACGTACAGCAGCTTGCCATCCCCATGAACGGGCTCACATTAAAAACCCGGGTTTTTGCTGCAGTGAAGGCTACTAATCTTGACAGACG GTGGAATGTTCTGATGGATTACTGTTACACCACACCCTCTGGGAATCCGAATGACGATCTTCGCTACGACCTCTTCTTTAG CTGCGACAAGGACCCCCAGACAACTGTTTTCGAGAACGGGAAGAGTCAAATGGGACGCTTCTCCTTCGAGGTGTTCCGCTTTGTCAAACACAAGAACCAGAAAATgtccactgtgtttctgcactGTGTCACCAAGCTGTGTCGCGTGGATGACTGCTCTCTTCTCATGCCG ATCTGCGGTAGCAGGAAGAAGCGGGCGGCGTCCATGAGAACGGGATCGAACTCTGTCTCAGACAACGCGGTCATAACAGCTGGGCCCATAATCACACGGAGCG ATGAAACTCCGACAAATAATTCACAGCTGG CCCAACTGAGCAGCCCCTCCTTTCAGCTGAACCCGGTGACCAGTGCTCTGATCTCGGGCGTTGTGGTCCTGGGCGCCATGAGCCTCTGTTTCTTCATCTTCTCCCTCACCCTGCTCAGGGGCAAGGGGGCGAGCCCCGCCATGCTGACAGGGATTCAAAACCACGCTTTCAACTGA